From the Pirellulales bacterium genome, one window contains:
- a CDS encoding IS5/IS1182 family transposase yields WLVRYRRHARDYERNTETSEAMIYIAMINLMSRPLTRHKYI; encoded by the coding sequence ATGGCTCGTCCGCTACCGCCGCCACGCCCGCGACTACGAACGCAACACCGAAACCAGCGAGGCCATGATCTACATCGCCATGATCAACCTCATGTCACGCCCCCTGACCCGACACAAATACATTTGA